A genomic segment from uncultured Marinifilum sp. encodes:
- the dnaE gene encoding DNA polymerase III subunit alpha: MLLNCHSYYSFKYGTLSIEEILNETHTGEHTAIALTDINNTAVSLDFVRQAKEFSMQAVVGADIRNGIKQQYVLLAKNANGFQEINEFLTNHLHNNKEFCDIAPLFENVFVVYPFKNKQAQLKPHEFIGISPKDLPYLPFSKWKNNLDQLVILQTASFRNKKDYNIHRLLRAIDKNSLLSKLPKEEQASFDNQYKSKSTLLELYKEYPELIKNTENLLANCSIDFEFKTNKNKKVFKKSKDEDFEFLKQIAFEGLSYRYKKITNKIIERLNKELKVIRELDFCAYFLINWDLVCYAQSKGYYHVGRGSGANSLVAYLLKITNVDPVELDLYFERFINPFRTSPPDFDIDFSWTDRDDVTRYLFDKYGWDHVALLGTFITFSHKSAFREIGKVFGLPDEEIVRLQKNPNLGQADVYGKWVIRYSNYISDFPSHSSIHSSGILISDKPISKYSATELLPKGFPSTQFDMYIAEDLGLHKFDILSQRGLGKIKDTLGIIKQNYGIEIDINNTNLFMEDLRVKQMLKKGQAIGCFYVESPAMRMLLSKLKAEDYKRLVAASSIIRPGVAKSGMMREYIVRFQNKDKREKAKRELPALYEILEETYGVMVYQEDVIKVAHYFAGLSLDEADVLRRGMSWKFKQRNEFAKVKDKFFSNCKFKGYADAVVHDIWRQIESFANYAFAKGHSASYAVESFQALYLKAYYPLEYMVATLNNGGGFYSAQLYLHEAAMHGAHLETICVNKSFWKHIIKGKTIWLGFFLLKDFEKERAKDLIKEREKKGDYKSLRDFVKRFPIGLEQLIILIRVGAFRFTGKGKKELLWDAHLILGHSKKSKPEKTLFQTEVKEFKLPELWKHKLEDAFDELELLGLSIQSPFELVKEQLPSDLKACHLPRLVNRYIRIVAYLIHRKPTRASNGTLMYFGTWIDLDGHWIDTVHFSQKAKEYPFRGPGCYTIEGKVVEEYGFLSIEVSKMLRMANINIEDLVEK, encoded by the coding sequence ATGTTACTGAATTGCCACTCATATTACAGCTTTAAATACGGAACCCTTTCAATAGAGGAAATCCTAAACGAAACACATACCGGCGAACATACCGCTATAGCACTAACTGATATAAATAATACTGCAGTAAGTCTCGATTTTGTAAGACAAGCCAAAGAATTCTCTATGCAAGCTGTTGTTGGCGCAGACATAAGAAATGGAATAAAACAACAGTATGTGTTATTGGCAAAAAATGCCAATGGATTTCAAGAAATAAATGAATTTTTAACAAATCATTTACACAATAATAAGGAGTTTTGCGATATAGCTCCCTTATTCGAGAATGTTTTTGTAGTTTATCCTTTTAAAAATAAACAAGCTCAATTAAAACCTCACGAATTTATTGGAATAAGCCCAAAAGATTTACCCTATCTGCCTTTTTCAAAATGGAAAAATAATTTAGATCAATTGGTAATTTTACAAACTGCAAGTTTTCGAAATAAGAAAGATTATAATATTCATCGCCTATTAAGAGCCATTGATAAAAACAGCTTACTAAGTAAACTTCCCAAAGAAGAACAAGCCAGTTTCGATAATCAGTACAAAAGTAAATCTACTTTATTGGAGCTGTATAAAGAATATCCAGAGCTAATAAAAAATACCGAAAATTTACTAGCAAACTGCAGTATAGATTTCGAATTTAAAACCAATAAAAACAAAAAGGTTTTTAAAAAATCGAAGGATGAAGATTTTGAATTTCTAAAACAGATAGCTTTTGAAGGTTTATCGTATCGGTACAAAAAAATAACCAATAAAATTATAGAACGCTTAAATAAAGAGCTAAAAGTAATTCGAGAATTAGATTTTTGCGCCTATTTTTTAATTAACTGGGATTTGGTTTGTTATGCTCAAAGCAAAGGATATTATCATGTTGGGAGAGGAAGTGGAGCCAATAGTTTAGTGGCTTACTTATTGAAAATTACAAATGTTGATCCTGTTGAACTCGATCTTTACTTTGAGCGTTTCATAAATCCATTTCGAACATCTCCTCCCGATTTTGATATCGATTTTTCATGGACCGATCGCGATGATGTAACTCGTTATTTGTTCGATAAATATGGTTGGGATCATGTGGCCTTACTAGGAACCTTTATTACTTTTAGCCATAAATCGGCTTTTCGGGAAATTGGCAAAGTATTTGGTTTACCCGATGAAGAAATTGTACGCTTGCAAAAAAATCCAAATCTGGGGCAAGCCGACGTGTATGGCAAGTGGGTAATTCGTTATAGCAATTATATTTCCGATTTTCCGAGCCATTCCAGCATACATTCCAGCGGCATTTTAATATCGGATAAACCAATTAGCAAATATTCGGCCACCGAACTATTGCCCAAAGGTTTTCCTTCTACACAATTCGACATGTACATTGCCGAAGATCTGGGCTTGCACAAATTCGATATTCTAAGTCAGCGTGGTTTGGGGAAAATAAAGGACACTTTGGGAATTATCAAACAAAATTATGGAATTGAGATTGATATTAACAATACCAATTTATTTATGGAGGATTTGCGTGTAAAACAAATGCTAAAAAAAGGACAGGCAATTGGATGTTTTTACGTTGAATCACCAGCAATGCGTATGCTTTTAAGCAAGCTAAAAGCCGAAGATTATAAGCGTTTAGTAGCAGCAAGTTCCATTATTCGTCCGGGAGTAGCCAAAAGTGGAATGATGCGAGAATATATTGTTCGATTTCAGAATAAAGACAAAAGAGAGAAGGCAAAACGGGAATTACCAGCATTATATGAAATTCTGGAAGAAACTTACGGTGTAATGGTTTATCAGGAAGATGTTATTAAAGTTGCACATTATTTTGCCGGATTATCGCTCGACGAAGCTGATGTTTTGCGCCGAGGAATGTCATGGAAGTTTAAACAGAGAAATGAATTTGCTAAGGTGAAAGATAAATTCTTTTCTAATTGTAAATTCAAAGGTTATGCCGATGCTGTAGTACATGATATTTGGCGACAAATAGAGAGTTTTGCCAATTATGCTTTTGCCAAAGGCCACTCGGCCAGCTATGCTGTAGAGAGTTTTCAGGCTCTTTATTTAAAAGCCTATTATCCACTAGAATATATGGTGGCAACATTAAATAATGGCGGCGGATTTTATTCCGCACAATTATATCTACACGAAGCTGCTATGCATGGAGCACACCTGGAAACAATATGTGTAAATAAAAGTTTTTGGAAGCATATTATTAAAGGAAAAACCATTTGGCTAGGATTTTTCTTGCTAAAAGATTTTGAAAAAGAAAGGGCAAAAGATTTAATTAAGGAAAGAGAAAAAAAAGGAGACTACAAAAGCTTACGCGATTTTGTAAAACGTTTTCCCATTGGTTTAGAACAACTAATTATTCTAATTAGAGTGGGAGCTTTCCGTTTTACCGGAAAAGGGAAAAAAGAATTATTATGGGATGCTCACCTTATATTAGGGCATAGCAAAAAAAGCAAACCTGAAAAAACACTATTCCAAACCGAGGTAAAAGAATTCAAATTGCCAGAATTGTGGAAACATAAGCTAGAAGATGCTTTTGATGAATTAGAATTGCTCGGATTATCAATACAATCGCCTTTCGAATTGGTAAAAGAACAATTACCTTCCGATTTAAAAGCTTGTCATTTGCCCAGACTAGTAAATCGTTACATACGCATTGTTGCCTATTTAATTCATCGTAAACCTACCAGAGCTAGTAATGGTACACTCATGTATTTTGGTACCTGGATAGATTTAGATGGACATTGGATAGATACAGTTCATTTTTCGCAAAAAGCAAAAGAATATCCTTTTCGTGGTCCGGGTTGTTACACCATAGAAGGTAAAGTAGTAGAAGAGTATGGCTTTTTAAGCATAGAAGTAAGTAAAATGTTGCGCATGGCAAATATTAATATTGAAGATTTAGTAGAAAAATAA
- the dinB gene encoding DNA polymerase IV encodes MRRTIVHMDLDTFFVSCERLLDGKLNNRPVLIGGTSDRGVVAACSYEARVYGVHSAMPMKMARMLCPEAVVIRGDNRTYSKFSNDVTEIIKEHSPLFEKSSIDEFYIDISGMDRFVQESYLWSKELREKILKETHLPISFGLSTSKTVSKVGTGEAKPNNHINIESGNEIPFLAPLSIKKIPMVGDKTYHKLRSMGVEKVRTVQEMPMELMERVLGKNGQVIWKKAQGIDNTPVVGWSEKKSISTERTFEKDTTDMVKLRSILVAMAENLAYQLRNSNKLTACVTLKIRYSDFQTYSKQKRIPYTSLDHTLIATVLDLFDKVYERRVLIRLIGVRFSNLVGGTYQIRLFEDSEKLIKLYQKMDYLRNRYGKNAVKRAIGMEVKTIGGMNSFNGQAPNLIGN; translated from the coding sequence ATGAGAAGAACGATAGTACACATGGATTTAGACACTTTTTTTGTGTCGTGCGAAAGATTATTGGATGGCAAGTTAAATAATCGTCCGGTATTAATTGGAGGAACATCCGACAGGGGAGTTGTGGCTGCTTGTTCTTACGAGGCTCGTGTTTACGGTGTGCATTCTGCCATGCCAATGAAAATGGCTCGAATGCTTTGTCCCGAAGCGGTAGTAATTAGAGGAGACAACCGAACTTACAGTAAGTTTTCGAATGATGTAACAGAAATTATCAAAGAACATTCGCCTTTATTCGAAAAATCATCTATCGATGAGTTTTATATTGATATAAGTGGAATGGATCGTTTTGTACAGGAAAGTTATTTGTGGTCGAAAGAATTGCGAGAAAAAATTCTAAAAGAAACCCATTTGCCTATTTCTTTTGGATTGTCGACCAGCAAAACAGTTTCAAAAGTAGGAACAGGAGAAGCAAAGCCAAATAATCATATCAATATTGAGAGTGGAAATGAAATTCCGTTTTTGGCTCCGCTTTCCATTAAAAAAATTCCAATGGTTGGCGATAAAACTTATCATAAGTTACGGAGTATGGGAGTTGAAAAAGTGAGAACTGTGCAGGAAATGCCCATGGAATTAATGGAACGTGTATTGGGAAAAAATGGACAAGTAATTTGGAAGAAAGCACAGGGAATTGATAATACTCCTGTTGTTGGATGGAGCGAGAAGAAATCGATCTCTACCGAGCGAACTTTTGAAAAGGATACGACAGATATGGTGAAATTACGCAGTATTTTGGTTGCAATGGCAGAAAATTTAGCTTATCAGCTTCGAAATAGCAACAAACTAACTGCTTGTGTGACACTTAAGATTCGCTACTCCGATTTTCAGACTTATTCAAAACAGAAGCGAATTCCATATACATCGCTCGATCATACACTAATCGCTACAGTGCTCGACCTATTTGATAAGGTATATGAGCGCCGTGTTTTAATTCGATTAATTGGAGTTCGTTTTAGCAATTTGGTGGGTGGAACTTATCAAATTCGCTTGTTCGAAGACTCCGAGAAGCTAATTAAATTGTATCAGAAAATGGATTATTTGCGAAACAGATATGGTAAAAATGCAGTGAAACGAGCCATAGGAATGGAGGTAAAAACCATTGGCGGAATGAATTCTTTTAACGGACAAGCACCGAATTTAATTGGTAATTAA
- a CDS encoding helix-turn-helix domain-containing protein codes for MFFAENIKFLRKRRKKSQADLSEQLGITRTTLAGYEKSVQPPFKVLIKFAEYFGVSIDALIRYKLQELSEFQLSQIENGFDIDVTGKKLRLLTISVNQDGEENIEMVPLKAQAGYTNSYGDLDFIESLPKFTLPFLPKDKSYRTFQIQGDSMLPIPEGSWVTASYIQNWENIKDGTPCIIVTQDDGIVFKVVYKQLKKNKSFLLVSTNRNYKPYEMPINKVVEIWKFETYNGFEIL; via the coding sequence ATGTTTTTTGCAGAAAATATCAAGTTTCTTCGCAAGAGAAGAAAAAAATCTCAGGCCGATTTATCTGAGCAATTGGGAATTACCCGAACCACTTTGGCAGGATATGAAAAAAGTGTTCAGCCCCCTTTTAAAGTGCTAATTAAATTCGCTGAATACTTTGGGGTTTCTATTGATGCCTTAATAAGGTATAAATTGCAGGAATTATCGGAATTTCAGCTTTCGCAGATAGAAAATGGATTTGATATTGATGTAACCGGTAAAAAATTACGCTTGCTTACCATATCAGTAAACCAAGATGGAGAAGAAAACATTGAAATGGTTCCCCTAAAAGCTCAGGCCGGCTATACCAATAGTTATGGCGATTTGGATTTCATCGAATCCCTACCAAAATTCACACTCCCATTTTTACCTAAAGATAAAAGCTATCGCACATTTCAAATTCAGGGAGACTCAATGCTCCCAATTCCTGAAGGATCGTGGGTAACCGCCTCTTATATTCAAAACTGGGAAAACATTAAAGATGGCACACCCTGCATTATTGTTACACAAGATGATGGTATTGTATTTAAAGTAGTATATAAACAACTGAAAAAAAATAAATCATTTTTGCTGGTATCGACAAACCGGAACTACAAACCTTACGAAATGCCTATTAATAAGGTGGTTGAAATCTGGAAATTCGAAACTTATAATGGGTTTGAAATATTATAA
- a CDS encoding RNA polymerase sigma factor, producing MKKDDLFNQILSDNSERIQRICRYYNSNAEDQKDMYQEVLINIWKSLDQFKGKSAVSTWVYRVAVNTSLSFTGKSYREMKLIVHSDTQNLNFIVDDDELDIKQKEESQFNLLQNELNMLSVIDKALISLMLEGLSMREIADVIGINEPNVKVKIHRIKTQLKNKLRGGNHEFK from the coding sequence TTGAAAAAAGACGATCTATTTAATCAAATTCTATCGGATAATAGCGAGCGCATACAGCGAATATGCCGTTACTATAATTCGAATGCCGAAGATCAAAAAGATATGTATCAGGAAGTGCTGATTAATATCTGGAAAAGTTTGGATCAATTTAAAGGAAAATCGGCTGTTAGCACATGGGTTTATCGTGTAGCTGTTAACACATCGCTGAGCTTTACCGGTAAAAGCTACAGAGAAATGAAACTGATTGTACATAGCGATACGCAAAATTTAAATTTTATTGTTGATGATGATGAATTGGATATCAAACAAAAAGAAGAAAGCCAATTTAATCTACTACAAAACGAATTAAATATGCTGTCGGTAATAGACAAGGCTTTAATATCTCTAATGCTTGAAGGTTTAAGTATGCGTGAAATAGCAGATGTAATTGGCATTAACGAACCCAATGTAAAGGTGAAAATTCACCGTATTAAAACACAATTAAAGAACAAATTAAGAGGAGGTAATCATGAATTTAAATAA